In Tursiops truncatus isolate mTurTru1 chromosome 19, mTurTru1.mat.Y, whole genome shotgun sequence, a genomic segment contains:
- the BEAN1 gene encoding protein BEAN1 isoform X3: MQIPPPPSPGPVKVVNLGFGLNNEPKYILTWVNKGRGRFGPPWTIWVCAVVEDRKGKEIRKEFGEFKQGVWGGRGFFPAVPQDLHPAGCLGLTWVISGLGSGLVSDRHTYSRSSHRTRYTCSPAEDWPPPLDLSSDGDVDATVLRELYPDSPPGYEECVGPGATQLYVPTDAPPPYSLTDSCPALDRALDAGSGRSPGQHQQAQRPQGQSGFRTISVDTLPPYEAVCGASPPPSGLLPLPRPEPGPRSSQDSPTPTRAPASGPERIM; this comes from the exons ATGCaaattcctcctcccccctctcccgGGCCTGTCAAAGTTGTTAACCTCGGATTTGGGCTGAATAATGAACCGAAGTATATCTTAACTTGGGTAAATAAGGGAAGAGGGAGATTTGGGCCTCCCTGGACCATTTGGGTCTGTGCTGTTGttgaagacaggaaaggaaaggagataaGAAAGGAATTTGGGGAGTTCAAacagggtgtgtggggggggagggggttctTTCCAGCTGTTCCTCAGGACCTCCACCCAGCTGGATGTCTGGGATTGACCTGGGTCATCTCAGGATTGGGGTCTGGACTAG TGTCCGACAGGCACACGTATAGCCGCTCGAGCCACAGGACACGCTACACCTGCAGCCCTGCCGAGGACTGGCCTCCACCCTTGGACCTCAGCTCTGATGGGGACGTGGATGCCACGGTGCTCCGAGAGCTGTACCCAGATTCTCCACCGGG TTACGAGGAGTGTGTGGGGCCGGGGGCCACTCAGCTGTACGTCCCCACAGACGCCCCACCCCCCTACTCGCTGACCGACTCCTGCCCTGCGCTGGACCGCGCCCTGGATGCGGGCAGTGGCCGCAGCCCTGGCCAACACCAGCAGGCACAGAGACCGCAGGGCCAGAGTGGCTTCCGCACCATTTCCGTGGACACCCTGCCGCCTTATGAGGCCGTGTGTGGGGCCAGTCCCCCCCCATCGGGCCTGCTGCCACTGCCGAGACCAGAACCAGGGCCGAGGAGCTCCCAGGACTCGCCCACCCCAACCCGGGCCCCAGCCTCAGGCCCAGAGAGGATTATGTGA
- the BEAN1 gene encoding protein BEAN1 isoform X1: MQIPPPPSPGPVKVVNLGFGLNNEPKYILTWVNKGRGRFGPPWTIWVCAVVEDRKGKEIRKEFGEFKQGVWGGRGFFPAVPQDLHPAGCLGLTWVISGLGSGLVSDRHTYSRSSHRTRYTCSPAEDWPPPLDLSSDGDVDATVLRELYPDSPPGRGVTQQMSLRDTRKGKRKKRSAPSGWVKSYEECVGPGATQLYVPTDAPPPYSLTDSCPALDRALDAGSGRSPGQHQQAQRPQGQSGFRTISVDTLPPYEAVCGASPPPSGLLPLPRPEPGPRSSQDSPTPTRAPASGPERIM; the protein is encoded by the exons ATGCaaattcctcctcccccctctcccgGGCCTGTCAAAGTTGTTAACCTCGGATTTGGGCTGAATAATGAACCGAAGTATATCTTAACTTGGGTAAATAAGGGAAGAGGGAGATTTGGGCCTCCCTGGACCATTTGGGTCTGTGCTGTTGttgaagacaggaaaggaaaggagataaGAAAGGAATTTGGGGAGTTCAAacagggtgtgtggggggggagggggttctTTCCAGCTGTTCCTCAGGACCTCCACCCAGCTGGATGTCTGGGATTGACCTGGGTCATCTCAGGATTGGGGTCTGGACTAG TGTCCGACAGGCACACGTATAGCCGCTCGAGCCACAGGACACGCTACACCTGCAGCCCTGCCGAGGACTGGCCTCCACCCTTGGACCTCAGCTCTGATGGGGACGTGGATGCCACGGTGCTCCGAGAGCTGTACCCAGATTCTCCACCGGG GCGGGGCGTGACTCAGCAGATGTCCCTGAGAGACACtcgaaaaggaaaaaggaagaaacgtTCAGCTCCTTCAGGCTGGGTGAAGAG TTACGAGGAGTGTGTGGGGCCGGGGGCCACTCAGCTGTACGTCCCCACAGACGCCCCACCCCCCTACTCGCTGACCGACTCCTGCCCTGCGCTGGACCGCGCCCTGGATGCGGGCAGTGGCCGCAGCCCTGGCCAACACCAGCAGGCACAGAGACCGCAGGGCCAGAGTGGCTTCCGCACCATTTCCGTGGACACCCTGCCGCCTTATGAGGCCGTGTGTGGGGCCAGTCCCCCCCCATCGGGCCTGCTGCCACTGCCGAGACCAGAACCAGGGCCGAGGAGCTCCCAGGACTCGCCCACCCCAACCCGGGCCCCAGCCTCAGGCCCAGAGAGGATTATGTGA